A window of the Butyricimonas virosa genome harbors these coding sequences:
- a CDS encoding UDP-glucose dehydrogenase family protein, with amino-acid sequence MKIVIVGTGYVGLVSGTCFSEMGVDVTCVDVDRKKIDKLRQGIIPIYEPGLEELVSKNVNAGRLHFTTDLREILDEVEVVFSAVGTPPDEDGSADLKYVLEVARSVGQNMKKYLVIVTKSTVPVGTALKVKNAIQEELDRRGVNIEFDVASNPEFLKEGAAVHDFMSPDRVVVGVANERAKEIMSRLYKPFMLSGDRMIFTDIPSAEMIKYAANSMLATRISFMNDMANLCELVGADINMVRKGIGTDSRIGKKFLYAGCGYGGSCFPKDVKALIKTAEQNGYEMQVLKAVENVNEKQKSILFDKFMKHFNGKVKGKTVAMWGLAFKPETDDMREAPALVLIDLLLNAGVSVKVYDPIAMDECHRRIGDKVIYCKDMYEATVDADTLMLVTEWKEFRVPSWSVLKKVMRGHVVVDGRNIYDGKELKGNGFNYYKIG; translated from the coding sequence ATGAAAATAGTAATAGTGGGAACCGGATATGTCGGTTTGGTTTCAGGAACTTGTTTTTCAGAGATGGGAGTGGATGTTACTTGTGTAGATGTAGATCGAAAGAAAATCGATAAACTGCGGCAAGGAATTATCCCAATATACGAACCCGGTTTAGAGGAATTGGTCAGTAAGAATGTTAATGCCGGTAGATTACATTTCACGACAGATTTGAGGGAGATACTTGATGAGGTTGAGGTGGTGTTTAGTGCGGTAGGTACTCCCCCAGACGAGGATGGTTCTGCCGATTTGAAATATGTGTTGGAAGTGGCTCGTTCCGTGGGGCAGAATATGAAAAAATATCTTGTAATTGTTACTAAAAGCACAGTCCCTGTTGGTACGGCACTTAAAGTAAAGAATGCAATTCAAGAGGAATTAGATCGTCGAGGTGTAAATATTGAATTTGATGTGGCTTCAAATCCGGAATTTTTGAAAGAGGGGGCAGCTGTTCATGATTTTATGTCGCCGGATCGTGTTGTTGTTGGTGTTGCAAACGAGCGGGCAAAAGAGATCATGTCTCGGTTGTATAAGCCGTTTATGTTGAGTGGGGATCGGATGATATTCACGGATATTCCTAGTGCGGAGATGATCAAATATGCTGCTAATTCGATGTTAGCTACCCGGATTTCTTTCATGAATGATATGGCAAATTTGTGCGAGCTTGTTGGAGCTGATATTAATATGGTTCGTAAAGGGATTGGTACAGATTCCCGGATTGGTAAGAAATTTCTGTATGCCGGTTGCGGTTATGGAGGAAGCTGTTTTCCCAAAGACGTGAAAGCGTTGATCAAGACTGCAGAGCAAAATGGCTACGAGATGCAAGTCTTGAAAGCGGTCGAAAACGTGAACGAGAAACAAAAATCGATTCTTTTTGATAAGTTCATGAAACATTTTAATGGAAAGGTAAAAGGAAAGACCGTGGCCATGTGGGGATTAGCTTTTAAGCCGGAAACGGATGATATGCGGGAGGCTCCGGCGTTAGTGTTGATCGATTTGCTATTGAATGCAGGTGTGAGCGTGAAAGTGTACGACCCGATCGCTATGGATGAATGTCACCGACGAATTGGGGATAAAGTTATCTATTGTAAGGATATGTACGAGGCAACGGTTGATGCTGATACCTTGATGCTTGTCACGGAGTGGAAAGAGTTTCGGGTTCCAAGTTGGAGCGTGTTGAAGAAAGTGATGAGAGGGCACGTGGTTGTTGACGGTCGAAATATTTATGATGGGAAGGAGTTGAAGGGAAACGGTTTCAATTATTACAAGATAGGATGA
- a CDS encoding UpxY family transcription antiterminator, whose product MITTDKLNWYAAYTRVNQELVIKKKLDELGVENYLPQEERVRETPLGRKKIRVLLIHGLIFIRTDKATSFSLLNDHLLNIVYLKDREGRCSLIIPDKQMEDFMFLLDFSTDGVKVLNKDLKRGDRVRVIKGPLLGLEGELVRLKGHKRVVIRLDGVASIATSYIPSSFLEKIE is encoded by the coding sequence ATGATAACGACTGATAAATTAAACTGGTATGCCGCCTATACCCGTGTAAATCAAGAATTGGTCATTAAAAAGAAACTAGACGAATTAGGGGTAGAAAATTACCTGCCGCAGGAAGAGCGAGTACGTGAGACTCCACTCGGTCGAAAGAAGATTAGGGTGCTTCTAATTCATGGTTTGATCTTTATCCGGACAGATAAGGCGACTAGTTTCTCTTTACTGAATGATCACTTGTTGAATATTGTTTACTTGAAAGATCGTGAAGGACGTTGTTCATTGATTATTCCGGATAAACAAATGGAAGATTTCATGTTCTTGTTAGACTTTTCTACCGATGGTGTAAAGGTGCTGAATAAAGACTTGAAAAGAGGAGATCGTGTACGAGTAATTAAAGGACCATTGTTAGGTTTGGAAGGAGAACTGGTACGCTTGAAAGGACACAAGCGGGTTGTCATTCGATTGGATGGAGTGGCGTCTATTGCCACGTCTTATATACCTAGTTCGTTTTTGGAAAAAATAGAGTAA
- a CDS encoding AAA family ATPase: protein MFDKIEIERFRGIKYASIEGFKQINLFFGKNNCGKSSLLESLFLASGLSNPLLPIHVNFMRGYSKARLNDLKLDFYNLDSSQPIHIRMENEEKRDLRINLFEQNQNNVSLNADDTNILSNVAEEKYGLKFDFKINDKHFESQLRFDSANSTDATHSVSKQYVESLRCTYLSPKYDFSASIQGLKNILQNKDEHFIVEGLKLIEPRVKDFIFTDKEMLVDVGLAKRIPVNMMGDGARKIVSLLTAVYDCKDGALLVDEISNGFHYSVMCNLWKVLINAAIRNNTQLFITTHDTDSIKGLRDAALNKFDNIVAAFKLLKTSDDELKAYHYSLESLDYSINQEIEVR, encoded by the coding sequence ATGTTTGACAAAATCGAAATAGAGCGATTCAGAGGCATAAAGTATGCTTCTATAGAGGGCTTTAAGCAGATTAATCTTTTCTTTGGAAAGAATAATTGTGGAAAGTCTTCATTGTTAGAATCTTTGTTTTTAGCCAGTGGGTTATCAAATCCATTGCTACCAATCCATGTGAACTTTATGCGTGGTTATAGCAAAGCTCGTTTGAATGACCTTAAATTAGATTTCTACAATTTAGATTCAAGTCAACCAATTCATATCCGAATGGAAAATGAAGAAAAGCGTGATTTGAGGATTAACCTTTTTGAACAAAATCAAAACAATGTATCTCTAAATGCTGATGATACAAATATTCTTTCAAATGTTGCAGAGGAAAAATACGGATTAAAATTTGATTTTAAAATAAATGATAAACATTTTGAATCACAATTACGTTTTGACTCGGCAAATTCAACCGATGCAACACATAGTGTGTCAAAACAATATGTAGAATCATTGCGATGTACATATTTAAGCCCTAAGTATGATTTTAGTGCATCAATACAAGGTCTTAAAAATATTCTTCAAAATAAAGACGAGCACTTTATTGTGGAAGGTCTTAAATTAATAGAACCTCGTGTAAAAGATTTCATTTTTACAGATAAGGAAATGCTTGTTGATGTAGGCCTCGCAAAACGTATTCCTGTAAATATGATGGGAGATGGAGCAAGAAAGATTGTATCTCTTCTAACTGCTGTGTATGATTGCAAGGATGGTGCTTTACTCGTTGATGAGATTAGTAATGGTTTTCATTATTCTGTGATGTGCAATTTATGGAAAGTTCTTATAAATGCAGCTATTAGGAACAACACTCAGCTATTTATAACGACACATGATACGGATTCTATAAAAGGACTCCGAGATGCTGCGCTTAATAAGTTTGACAATATCGTGGCTGCTTTTAAATTGCTGAAAACTTCTGATGATGAATTAAAGGCATATCACTATTCTTTAGAAAGTTTGGATTATTCTATTAACCAAGAAATTGAAGTGAGGTAA
- a CDS encoding DUF3226 domain-containing protein has protein sequence MTKIFIEAKNNKTSEYHFLQTIINIFFPKMDVEFIFMDGIGNLYNETILNQIKLAQEIGEQVIVFADADTEDKGIGYEKRKKEIENGMTTHNVSFHYFLYPNNQNDGDVEKLMENAARRDLHSTFFDCFEDYERCVSGSKDESGEPKYNVPNLKGKLHTYMAAQKLPRKLCKRFGSGDWLFDNPHYWNLNVDTLQPLKEFFAANLK, from the coding sequence ATGACTAAGATTTTTATTGAGGCTAAAAACAACAAAACATCAGAATACCACTTTCTTCAAACGATTATAAACATCTTCTTTCCCAAGATGGATGTTGAATTTATATTCATGGATGGCATTGGTAATTTGTATAATGAAACGATTCTCAACCAGATAAAGTTAGCACAAGAAATCGGAGAACAAGTTATCGTTTTTGCCGATGCTGACACGGAAGACAAAGGAATTGGATATGAAAAGCGAAAAAAGGAAATCGAAAATGGTATGACGACACATAATGTGTCATTCCATTATTTCCTCTATCCCAATAATCAAAATGACGGAGATGTAGAAAAACTAATGGAAAATGCTGCACGACGCGATTTGCATTCTACATTTTTTGATTGCTTTGAAGATTATGAAAGATGTGTTTCTGGTTCAAAAGATGAATCAGGTGAACCTAAGTACAATGTTCCCAATCTAAAGGGGAAACTACATACTTATATGGCCGCACAGAAATTGCCTCGAAAATTGTGTAAAAGATTCGGTTCTGGAGATTGGTTATTTGATAACCCCCATTATTGGAATTTAAATGTTGATACACTACAACCTTTAAAGGAGTTCTTTGCAGCAAATCTCAAATAA
- a CDS encoding outer membrane beta-barrel family protein encodes MKKRITQILFSFLTFCTSTDIYAQENEKKTRNPWSGSVSLNYDLTNNFTGNVNLGYTQKNWDLFLDYSGHSDRIEISSELFRSFSTETSQLLETEQHHLSHSIALQLDMRPSSHDLFLWNLKLQFPKITTNRDINNRTQANEHDLHHRIAFSRKIIEGSLFYKHVYEKDKHELSLNGIFSHTKDSRPSTYQIDDLLAYTSTGNEQPEFVRLQMDYLYTFANQGQLESGIQFFSRWNKTRYHLHDKKKNPDNWLSSLNPNYGLNHKEYIYTAHLSYSQQQGESWHYKIGVLADYDVTHTKLVEATDKHNSDRLYFYPHLTLRYTPSDQQELAFHFTRKATLPDYTQLNPFTSPIDHQTFEQGNPLLRPEIKNRAEINYLLHGKKIQLNGSLYFNSTERFITPVTLFSEDNTLTLSYANGSMENKVGLDINLSGSPTSWMTITPSISLFHTHANGKYQGINLHVDDFSWSGNLELNLNSKKHTEFQALFSYQSPTKVPQFKIEENYYLDLAIKQGFFNNRLQVSFSVSDVFDTSEWQARSNTDTYRLANYSKEATHAYWIGLTFNFNNFKSRPSADDSHPQKRQVIQLGQ; translated from the coding sequence ATGAAAAAGCGCATCACACAGATACTCTTCAGTTTCCTTACTTTTTGCACGAGTACAGACATTTACGCTCAAGAAAACGAGAAAAAGACCAGAAATCCATGGAGCGGTTCAGTTTCCCTAAACTATGATCTCACGAACAATTTCACGGGAAACGTGAACCTAGGATACACCCAAAAGAATTGGGATTTATTCCTGGATTACTCCGGCCATTCGGACCGGATTGAAATTAGCAGTGAACTATTCCGTTCTTTTTCGACAGAAACATCTCAACTACTAGAAACAGAACAGCACCATTTAAGCCATTCCATCGCCCTCCAACTAGACATGCGACCTTCCTCGCACGATCTATTCCTATGGAATCTCAAACTACAATTCCCCAAGATCACGACAAACCGGGACATAAATAACCGCACGCAAGCAAACGAACATGACCTACACCACCGAATAGCATTCAGCCGGAAAATAATTGAAGGTTCTTTATTCTACAAACACGTGTACGAAAAAGACAAACACGAACTATCCCTAAACGGCATCTTTTCCCACACGAAAGATTCCCGTCCAAGCACGTATCAAATTGATGATCTTCTCGCTTACACCTCTACCGGAAACGAGCAACCCGAATTCGTCCGCTTGCAAATGGATTACCTCTACACGTTCGCAAACCAAGGACAACTCGAAAGCGGAATTCAATTTTTCTCCAGGTGGAATAAAACCCGGTACCATCTTCATGACAAGAAAAAAAATCCCGATAATTGGTTGTCGAGTTTAAATCCCAATTACGGCCTAAACCATAAAGAGTACATTTACACGGCACATCTCTCCTATTCCCAACAACAAGGAGAATCCTGGCATTATAAAATAGGCGTACTCGCCGATTACGATGTTACCCACACCAAACTCGTGGAAGCCACAGACAAACATAATTCTGATCGATTATACTTTTATCCCCACCTAACCCTCCGGTACACGCCTTCAGACCAGCAAGAACTGGCCTTTCATTTTACCAGAAAAGCCACTCTCCCGGATTACACCCAACTAAACCCGTTTACAAGCCCGATCGATCACCAGACCTTCGAGCAGGGTAACCCGCTATTACGCCCCGAAATCAAGAACCGAGCCGAAATCAATTATCTTCTACACGGGAAAAAGATCCAGCTAAACGGGAGTCTTTATTTCAATTCTACCGAAAGGTTTATCACCCCTGTCACGTTATTTTCGGAAGACAACACGTTAACCCTGTCTTACGCGAATGGTAGTATGGAAAACAAGGTAGGCTTGGACATCAATCTATCCGGCTCTCCCACCTCATGGATGACAATCACACCTTCTATATCCCTCTTCCACACTCATGCCAACGGGAAATATCAAGGAATAAACCTTCATGTTGACGATTTCTCCTGGTCAGGCAACTTGGAATTAAACTTAAATTCTAAAAAACATACCGAATTTCAAGCCCTCTTCTCCTATCAATCACCAACAAAAGTACCACAATTCAAAATTGAAGAGAATTACTATCTTGACCTAGCAATCAAACAAGGTTTCTTTAACAACCGCCTTCAAGTCAGTTTCTCCGTTTCCGACGTCTTCGACACGTCCGAATGGCAAGCCCGTTCAAACACGGACACCTATCGTCTGGCAAATTACAGCAAAGAAGCCACCCATGCTTACTGGATCGGGTTAACATTCAATTTTAACAACTTCAAATCCCGTCCGTCAGCAGACGATTCTCACCCGCAAAAACGTCAAGTAATACAATTAGGACAATAA
- a CDS encoding YhcG family protein, with protein sequence MDENKSIIVLHEKQFDEVISIIQLHQSKASRMVNEELLQTAWYVGSYVSAKLKSEEWGSKVVSQLSEYIRARRPDLRGYSRRNIYNMVQYFEEYSTPQFSLTVEKFLSHEFVQSTTAQLQSAHLEAQDDNINEGENNEIVQLSTARMPQVLTMTTFTNHTMILSRCRNNEERLFYILYAHKERLNVKELDRSLTNQTFSTLLSDKKNLSKGLLESYPYAPVIFKDTVFLDFLGLPKKHSESKLRNRLIEHMKQFILELGKDFLFMDQEYSLPVGGSTFKADLLFFHRGLQALIAVELKKTKFHPRDLGQLEFYLEALDRDVKRTNENPSIGIILCPEADEVVVEYAMNRSMSPTMVAEYKRLLIPKELMQQQLNEFCSFFLKDKGTNIVV encoded by the coding sequence ATGGACGAGAACAAAAGTATTATAGTTCTGCATGAAAAGCAGTTTGACGAAGTGATTAGCATCATTCAATTGCACCAAAGCAAAGCCTCTCGTATGGTGAACGAGGAATTGCTACAGACTGCATGGTACGTGGGAAGCTATGTATCAGCAAAGCTGAAAAGTGAAGAATGGGGAAGCAAGGTGGTGAGCCAACTATCAGAATACATTCGTGCTCGCCGTCCTGATTTAAGAGGATATAGCCGAAGAAACATCTACAATATGGTTCAGTATTTTGAAGAGTATTCCACGCCTCAATTTAGCTTAACGGTAGAGAAATTTCTGTCACATGAATTCGTGCAGTCAACAACTGCACAATTACAATCGGCTCATTTAGAAGCCCAAGATGATAACATAAATGAAGGGGAAAATAATGAGATTGTGCAGTTGTCAACTGCACGAATGCCTCAAGTTCTTACAATGACCACTTTCACCAATCATACGATGATACTTAGCCGTTGTCGTAATAACGAAGAACGATTATTCTATATATTATACGCTCACAAAGAACGTCTGAATGTAAAAGAGTTAGATCGCAGTTTAACCAATCAGACATTTTCAACGCTGCTTAGTGATAAGAAGAATCTATCAAAAGGATTATTAGAGTCTTATCCGTATGCACCTGTAATATTCAAGGACACAGTATTCCTTGACTTCCTTGGCCTACCCAAGAAGCATAGCGAATCAAAACTACGCAACAGATTGATTGAGCACATGAAGCAGTTTATCTTAGAATTAGGTAAAGACTTCTTGTTTATGGACCAAGAGTATAGCCTACCAGTTGGCGGTTCTACTTTCAAGGCTGATTTATTATTCTTTCACAGAGGCTTACAGGCCTTAATAGCGGTAGAATTAAAGAAAACAAAGTTCCATCCAAGAGACCTCGGCCAACTAGAATTTTACCTGGAAGCACTTGATAGAGATGTGAAACGTACTAACGAGAATCCTTCTATCGGCATTATTTTGTGCCCAGAAGCCGACGAGGTGGTTGTAGAATATGCGATGAACCGAAGTATGAGTCCAACAATGGTCGCTGAATACAAACGCTTATTAATACCAAAAGAATTGATGCAACAACAACTCAATGAATTCTGTAGTTTCTTTCTGAAAGACAAGGGAACAAACATAGTTGTTTAG
- a CDS encoding 3-hydroxybutyryl-CoA dehydrogenase — protein MKICVVGTGTMGNGIAQTFAQAGHDVLLKGRSEASLGKAHKAIEKSLSKLVEKGKMEAAEKDAINARIKDTMAYEDCKDADLVIEVVAEDMATKNEIFKTLDAICKPEAILATNTSSLSITEIAAATSRPEKVIGMHFFNPVPMMKLVEVIKGQLTSQEVHDKVMAIAAEVGKTPVSVNEAPGFVVNRILIPMVNEGIGIYADGVATKEEIDEAMKLGANHPMGPLALGDLIGLDVCLAIMEVLYNEFGDSKYRPHPLLRKMVRANLLGRKTGIGFYDYRK, from the coding sequence ATGAAAATTTGCGTTGTAGGTACAGGTACGATGGGTAATGGTATTGCCCAAACCTTTGCTCAGGCCGGGCATGACGTGTTGTTAAAAGGTCGTTCAGAGGCGTCTTTAGGTAAAGCTCACAAGGCTATCGAGAAGAGCCTTTCCAAGCTGGTAGAAAAAGGCAAGATGGAAGCTGCCGAGAAAGATGCTATCAATGCCCGCATCAAAGACACGATGGCATACGAGGATTGTAAGGATGCCGATTTAGTGATCGAGGTGGTTGCCGAGGATATGGCTACGAAGAACGAGATATTCAAGACTTTGGATGCTATTTGTAAACCGGAGGCAATCCTGGCTACGAATACTTCTTCTCTTTCTATCACGGAAATCGCTGCCGCAACCAGCCGTCCGGAGAAAGTGATCGGAATGCACTTCTTTAACCCGGTACCGATGATGAAATTGGTAGAGGTGATTAAAGGGCAGTTGACTTCTCAAGAAGTTCACGACAAGGTGATGGCAATCGCTGCAGAAGTGGGTAAGACTCCGGTAAGCGTGAACGAGGCTCCCGGATTCGTGGTAAATAGAATCTTGATCCCGATGGTGAACGAGGGTATCGGTATCTATGCAGACGGTGTTGCTACCAAGGAAGAGATTGACGAGGCTATGAAATTAGGGGCTAACCATCCGATGGGACCTTTGGCGTTAGGTGACTTGATCGGTTTGGACGTGTGTCTGGCTATCATGGAGGTGCTGTATAATGAATTCGGTGATTCCAAGTATCGTCCTCACCCGCTGTTACGGAAAATGGTTCGTGCTAACTTGTTAGGACGTAAGACCGGAATCGGTTTCTATGATTACCGGAAATAG
- a CDS encoding short-chain-enoyl-CoA hydratase: MAYTKLIVEKQDNICTVKINNPEALNALNSTILKELDAAFTAIGEDDSIDVVILTGEGRSFVAGADISQMSTLNAVEGKVFGELGAAVFRKIELLNKVVIAGVNGFALGGGCELAMACDIRIASVKAKFGQPEVGLGITPGFSGTQRLPRIVGLGKAKELIYTADVIVAEEAYRIGLVNKVVEPEALMDECMAMAKKIASKAPLAVRYAKEAINRGVETDIDTGISIESDLFGLCFSTEDQKEGMQAFLGKRGAEFKKR; encoded by the coding sequence ATGGCGTATACGAAACTAATTGTTGAGAAACAGGATAATATTTGCACGGTTAAAATTAATAACCCGGAAGCGTTGAATGCTTTGAATTCGACGATTTTGAAAGAATTGGATGCTGCTTTCACGGCTATCGGGGAGGATGACAGTATTGATGTTGTTATTCTGACGGGTGAAGGACGCTCGTTCGTGGCGGGTGCGGATATATCCCAGATGAGTACGTTGAATGCGGTGGAGGGGAAAGTGTTTGGAGAGCTGGGAGCGGCTGTTTTCCGTAAAATCGAATTGTTGAACAAGGTGGTTATTGCCGGGGTGAATGGTTTTGCCCTGGGTGGAGGGTGTGAATTAGCCATGGCTTGTGACATCCGTATTGCTTCGGTGAAGGCTAAATTCGGTCAACCGGAAGTCGGATTGGGAATTACCCCGGGATTCTCCGGTACGCAACGGTTGCCGCGTATCGTGGGATTGGGTAAGGCAAAAGAACTGATCTACACGGCTGACGTGATTGTTGCCGAGGAGGCGTATCGTATCGGGTTGGTGAACAAGGTGGTGGAACCGGAAGCACTGATGGATGAATGTATGGCTATGGCGAAGAAGATTGCTTCGAAAGCTCCGCTGGCTGTACGTTACGCGAAAGAAGCGATCAACCGGGGAGTAGAGACGGATATTGACACGGGTATTTCTATCGAAAGTGATTTGTTCGGACTCTGTTTTTCAACCGAGGATCAGAAAGAAGGAATGCAGGCATTTCTAGGCAAAAGAGGAGCGGAATTCAAGAAAAGATAA
- a CDS encoding MarC family protein, with product MSFSDISIQELASAFMVLFAVIDITGAVPIINDIQNKGHKISAIKAALASYILLVAFLFVGDGLLNLFSVDISSFAVAGSLVIFVLAVEMIFGIPIFKNDSPSGTASIVPLVFPLIVGAGTLTTLLALRAEYHTINIIIALTLNIIVVYFVLKNVSLVEKIFGKGGAYILRKFLGIILLAISVKLFTSNLTSLIDIFK from the coding sequence ATGAGTTTTTCAGACATTAGTATACAAGAACTTGCGAGTGCATTCATGGTCCTGTTTGCCGTAATTGACATCACGGGAGCCGTGCCTATCATTAACGATATTCAAAATAAAGGACACAAAATTAGTGCCATAAAAGCCGCTTTGGCATCATATATTCTTCTCGTGGCATTCCTTTTCGTCGGGGATGGCTTGCTCAACTTGTTCAGCGTGGACATTTCCTCGTTTGCCGTGGCCGGTTCTCTCGTGATCTTCGTACTGGCAGTAGAAATGATCTTCGGAATCCCTATTTTCAAAAATGACAGTCCATCAGGAACGGCATCTATTGTACCGTTAGTATTTCCCTTGATCGTGGGAGCCGGAACATTAACGACTTTGTTGGCTTTGCGGGCGGAATATCATACCATCAATATTATTATCGCCTTAACTCTAAACATTATTGTTGTTTATTTTGTATTAAAAAATGTATCGCTAGTCGAAAAGATTTTCGGGAAAGGAGGAGCTTACATATTACGTAAATTCCTGGGAATCATTTTACTTGCCATTTCCGTTAAACTCTTTACCAGCAACCTCACATCATTGATTGATATTTTCAAATAG
- a CDS encoding tetratricopeptide repeat protein — translation MRKVTLLLMTLVAVTHVAVGQVDVSAVNKPIELLNEANTDIENGDYKDAVQKLIAANRLNPKLREVYSSLNTACTHTNQISLLKEFLVKGKGIFEEDDELCYYLGNIYQNQQNYAAAIKEYSLAIQYAKKNGEEYELVYAYYLNRGNCYLKQREFAKAIPDYTYSLKLNKDNGAIYANRGIAYFSTGKRKEACADWRKAKSLGVTSVNAYINRYCR, via the coding sequence ATGAGAAAAGTCACTTTATTGTTGATGACCTTGGTTGCTGTGACTCATGTTGCGGTTGGTCAGGTTGATGTGAGTGCGGTCAATAAACCGATCGAGTTGTTGAACGAGGCAAACACGGATATTGAAAATGGAGATTATAAAGATGCTGTTCAAAAATTGATCGCGGCTAATCGATTGAATCCGAAATTGAGGGAGGTTTACTCGTCCTTGAATACGGCTTGTACTCACACGAACCAGATTTCTTTGCTGAAGGAGTTTCTTGTGAAAGGAAAGGGGATATTTGAGGAAGATGATGAGCTTTGTTATTATTTGGGAAATATTTACCAGAATCAACAGAATTACGCGGCAGCCATAAAGGAGTATTCTCTGGCAATCCAGTATGCCAAGAAAAATGGGGAAGAGTACGAGTTGGTATATGCTTATTATTTGAACCGGGGGAATTGTTACTTGAAACAGCGTGAATTTGCGAAGGCGATACCGGATTATACCTATTCTCTCAAGCTAAACAAGGATAACGGTGCTATTTACGCGAACCGGGGAATTGCTTATTTCAGTACCGGAAAGCGTAAGGAGGCATGTGCCGATTGGCGGAAGGCTAAATCGCTGGGGGTAACAAGCGTGAATGCTTATATTAATCGCTATTGTCGATAA
- a CDS encoding porin — translation MKKYILFPVVLVALVLSSNMVKAQAEDVANPLLQYINKDKGIRFTAGARLFADVAYYHSEYTPMKSGAALTDARIRTSLTYGPLYFYADFDFSKGTFKQKNIFVRYNFHESAYGIHSVKAGYFNEPSSMSLNASLYNYHFISRAAPAMALSAGRGLGITYKYYDATFFADQGLFAENKYNDQISGFQGVSLSGRWLYKSLNNEFITLHVGASFRYSRINTGEVVNNVFKTNVELESNMQTYVDGTTEFLNAQVPWAKNTITVGPEVLVVTSNMFLRGEYIYKRLYKKRNDEALFENQLGGVWSWTTLASWQAGNPMRSSKFQGAYVEMGYLLCGEGYGYDDEYGLLRGSNERGDLEIVARYSYTDLNDINKGDFFLIGKQVFYPGGVVADYPAVSTSIGGGRLHAATIGVNYTFNQYVKVMGEYQYSNLKNVYFPLDKNFHQLQMRLMVSF, via the coding sequence ATGAAAAAATATATATTATTCCCTGTTGTATTAGTCGCCCTCGTGTTGTCGTCTAATATGGTGAAAGCTCAGGCTGAGGATGTTGCTAATCCTCTTTTGCAATATATCAATAAGGATAAAGGAATTCGTTTCACGGCAGGCGCCCGTTTGTTTGCTGACGTGGCTTATTATCATTCGGAGTACACTCCGATGAAGTCGGGGGCAGCGCTCACGGATGCTCGTATACGGACGTCGTTGACGTACGGGCCGTTGTATTTTTACGCTGATTTCGATTTTTCGAAAGGAACTTTCAAGCAGAAGAATATTTTCGTGCGATATAATTTCCACGAATCGGCGTACGGGATTCATAGCGTGAAGGCAGGTTATTTCAACGAACCGTCGAGTATGAGTCTGAACGCGAGTTTGTATAATTACCATTTTATTTCCCGAGCGGCTCCGGCCATGGCTTTATCGGCCGGACGTGGTTTGGGGATTACCTACAAGTATTATGATGCCACTTTCTTTGCGGATCAAGGGCTTTTTGCGGAGAACAAGTACAATGACCAGATTTCCGGTTTTCAAGGAGTAAGCTTGAGTGGACGCTGGTTGTACAAGTCGCTTAATAATGAGTTCATAACTTTGCACGTGGGAGCTTCTTTTCGTTACTCTCGGATTAACACGGGCGAGGTGGTGAATAACGTGTTCAAGACGAATGTGGAGTTGGAGTCGAATATGCAGACTTACGTGGACGGTACGACGGAATTCCTGAATGCGCAGGTGCCTTGGGCGAAGAACACGATCACGGTAGGACCGGAAGTGCTGGTGGTTACCAGTAATATGTTTTTGCGGGGCGAGTATATTTACAAGAGATTGTACAAGAAAAGAAATGACGAGGCTTTGTTCGAGAATCAGTTGGGAGGCGTTTGGAGCTGGACGACCTTGGCTTCCTGGCAGGCTGGAAACCCGATGAGAAGTTCCAAGTTCCAAGGGGCGTACGTGGAAATGGGGTACTTGCTTTGCGGTGAAGGATACGGTTATGACGACGAGTACGGATTGTTGCGGGGAAGTAACGAGAGAGGAGATCTGGAGATTGTGGCCCGTTACAGTTACACGGATTTGAATGACATTAATAAAGGTGATTTCTTTTTAATTGGTAAGCAGGTATTTTATCCCGGGGGAGTGGTGGCAGATTACCCGGCCGTGTCAACGAGTATTGGCGGGGGACGGTTACATGCGGCCACGATTGGCGTGAACTACACGTTCAACCAGTACGTGAAGGTGATGGGTGAGTACCAGTATAGTAATTTAAAGAATGTTTATTTCCCGTTGGATAAGAATTTCCATCAGTTGCAGATGCGCTTGATGGTGTCGTTCTGA